The following proteins are co-located in the Melanotaenia boesemani isolate fMelBoe1 chromosome 5, fMelBoe1.pri, whole genome shotgun sequence genome:
- the LOC121640046 gene encoding GTPase IMAP family member 7-like, with protein sequence MGSAQAKTDSDEFNSQSLPDEFTRRIVVLGKTGAGKSSLANTLFGEPVFAADSSPESGTSKCQAESRCVNGKKIIFIDTPGFFDTGRSEEAMKPEIMSCITECAPGPHAFLIVLKVEKYTDQEKDIISKIIDYFSKEALKYAIVLFTHGDQLSEGSKIEEFVSQSENLKELVRKCGRRCCVVDNKYWTKNQEDEYRSNAFQVKKLLSTIDQIIEANKGSYYNTELLQAVKREIDQEHESIKESSSNLSQDEITQKAKSTVTGKLLYDTLGISTEAIVKAFLLGATSGVMSGAVSGVVRVDEPILTLGVALTRALAGAVTAYMEPEAPTASAEAPVAEDSGEEQE encoded by the coding sequence AATTTACAAGAAGGATCGTCGTGTTGGGGAAGACTGGAGCTGGAAAGAGCAGCCTTGCTAACACCTTATTTGGAGAGCCGGTGTTTGCCGCGGACAGTTCTCCTGAATCTGGAACAAGCAAATGTCAAGCCGAGTCAAGATGTGTCAATGGAAAAAAGATCATCTTTATTGACACCCCTGGGTTTTTTGACACAGGGAGGTCTGAGGAGGCGATGAAACCTGAGATAATGAGTTGTATCACAGAGTGTGCTCCTGGCCCTCATGCTTTTCTCATTGTGCTTAAAGTGGAGAAATACACTGACCAAGAGAAAGATATCATAAGCAAAATTATAGACTATTTCTCAAAAGAAGCTCTAAAATATGCCATTGTGCTCTTCACTCATGGTGACCAGCTGTCTGAGGGAAGTAAGATTGAGGAGTTTGTAAGTCAAAGCGAAAATTTGAAAGAGTTGGTCCGGAAGTGTGGCAGACGGTGCTGTGTCGTTGATAATAAATACTGGACAAAGAACCAGGAAGATGAATACAGGAGCAACGCGTTTCAAGTGAAAAAGCTGCTCTCCACCATTGATCAGATTATTGAGGCAAACAAAGGAAGCTACTACAACACTGAGTTGCTACAAGCAGTAAAACGGGAAATAGACCAAGAGCATGAGAGCATCAAAGAATCATCTTCAAACCTTTCACAGGATGAGATCACACAAAAGGCTAAATCTACTGTCACTGGAAAGCTGCTATATGACACTTTGGGAATAAGTACAGAGGCAATTGTGAAAGCATTTCTTCTTGGGGCAACGAGTGGGGTAATGAGTGGTGCAGTGAGTGGGGTAGTTAGAGTGGATGAACCCATATTAACACTAGGAGTGGCTCTAACAAGAGCACTAGCAGGAGCAGTTACAGCATATATGGAGCCTGAAGCACCAACAGCATCTGCTGAAGCTCCAGTAGCAGAGGATTCAGGCGAGGAACAGGAGTAA